The following are from one region of the Dermacentor albipictus isolate Rhodes 1998 colony chromosome 5, USDA_Dalb.pri_finalv2, whole genome shotgun sequence genome:
- the LOC135902306 gene encoding leucine-rich repeat neuronal protein 1-like, with protein MNRPRSSITVTTAPAPEQSKRALTRLDQLVVFLLSCCYALCSNATGETTWDVQCPVVCKCSVEASMNMGLNLRTANCSGRGLRTVPVGLPHDTQALLLNSNQLTDLHNQIPTLRNLVELDLSRNHIKQLGRGIIFHNISRLKFLDLSHNEFKTLFNGVFRGIVHLETLLMNSVQIKFIEERVFDGMRQLRVLTVDRNHLPSIYPEWFQDLLALESLSLSHNHISYVYPRVFLLLHRLRYLSLAHNRIRGLSDQAFLGLDNLTTLHLDSNQLTRVPASALQKLQGLHTLHIGKNPFTGFRSANFVGLPIVELFADHVPTLTVIERGAFRDLPRLQVLRLHDNARLQYVDAQAFVNVPSLCQVLLHRNNISALSEELFRNLSAPLNVSLHGNPLLCDCNVRWVVEAVSALSNTSVRFMQPEELACHKPPPMVGRGLLNISLAEVPAECPPFLVGTVNSTVQRKIGDAQVFQCYALGLPEPKVRWLLPNGRVCNETGNDVHVQFKPPGSITIYHLRPVDVGAYTCIAENRHGRVIKVVDLVVENIDIHIFPQGILSTSVTVVWNGTARNTFPQYEIQYKPDDGKDSLVGASPKSVSGAEEGRFESVTVSRFYRSYTINNLQPETSYVFCIAVKDDEGDAHIQLSCTRARTRDASFMLQGIHYTSNVAVAVVLGIVSTAIFVLCAATMAARRYKHRQYETPQKSLVSNTASQVVPLESLYSPLMANVGS; from the coding sequence ATGAACCGTCCAAGATCTTCGATTACCGTGACGACAGCGCCAGCACCTGAGCAGTCCAAAAGGGCGCTCACGAGGCTGGACCAGCTTGTGGTGTTTTTACTCTCATGTTGCTACGCGCTGTGCAGCAACGCTACCGGTGAGACAACGTGGGACGTGCAGTGCCCCGTAGTGTGCAAGTGCAGCGTTGAAGCGTCGATGAACATGGGCCTCAACCTGCGAACAGCCAACTGCTCCGGCCGCGGACTGAGGACCGTGCCTGTTGGCCTTCCGCATGACACGCAAGCACTTCTGTTGAACAGCAACCAGCTGACCGACCTCCACAACCAGATACCAACGCTGCGGAATCTGGTAGAGCTGGACCTTTCGCGGAACCATATCAAGCAGCTCGGCCGCGGCATCATCTTTCACAACATCAGCAGGCTAAAGTTTTTGGACTTGTCTCATAATGAATTCAAGACCTTGTTCAACGGCGTGTTCAGGGGAATCGTGCACTTAGAGACGCTTCTAATGAACAGCGTGCAAATCAAGTTCATCGAAGAGCGCGTCTTTGACGGTATGCGCCAACTGCGCGTGCTGACGGTAGACCGCAACCACCTGCCCTCCATCTATCCCGAATGGTTTCAAGACCTGCTCGCCCTCGAGAGCCTGTCTTTATCACACAATCACATTTCGTACGTATACCCGCGCGTATTCCTGCTGCTTCATCGGCTACGCTACCTGTCGCTCGCTCACAACCGCATTAGAGGCCTCAGCGATCAGGCGTTCCTAGGCTTGGACAATCTAACCACGCTGCACCTGGACAGCAACCAGCTGACGCGGGTGCCAGCCTCGGCCTTGCAGAAATTGCAAGGACTGCATACGCTCCACATCGGTAAAAACCCGTTCACGGGGTTCCGCTCGGCCAATTTTGTGGGTCTGCCTATCGTCGAGCTGTTCGCGGACCACGTTCCCACCCTGACGGTGATCGAGCGCGGCGCATTCCGCGACTTGCCGCGACTACAAGTGCTGCGCCTGCACGACAACGCCAGGCTGCAGTACGTGGACGCGCAGGCGTTCGTCAATGTTCCGTCCCTTTGCCAGGTGCTGCTTCACCGCAACAACATCTCGGCGCTCAGCGAAGAACTCTTCCGCAACCTGTCTGCTCCTCTGAACGTTTCTCTGCACGGCAACCCGCTCCTGTGTGACTGCAACGTCCGCTGGGTGGTTGAGGCCGTGTCGGCCCTGTCAAACACGTCCGTTCGCTTTATGCAACCCGAGGAACTGGCCTGCCACAAGCCGCCACCGATGGTCGGACGGGGCCTCCTCAACATATCCCTGGCAGAAGTGCCGGCCGAGTGCCCGCCCTTTCTCGTCGGCACCGTGAACAGCACCGTGCAGCGCAAGATCGGCGACGCGCAGGTGTTCCAGTGCTACGCCCTCGGCCTTCCCGAGCCCAAAGTGCGCTGGCTGCTCCCGAACGGTCGTGTCTGCAATGAGACCGGAAACGACGTGCACGTGCAGTTCAAGCCTCCGGGCAGCATCACCATCTACCACCTGAGGCCGGTCGACGTGGGAGCATACACGTGCATCGCCGAGAACAGGCACGGCCGCGTAATCAAGGTGGTCGACCTGGTCGTCGAGAACATCGACATCCACATCTTCCCACAGGGCATCCTCTCGACGTCGGTGACCGTGGTGTGGAACGGCACGGCGCGCAACACATTTCCCCAGTACGAGATCCAGTACAAACCGGATGACGGCAAGGACTCGCTGGTCGGCGCAAGCCCCAAGTCCGTGAGCGGCGCCGAAGAAGGACGTTTCGAATCGGTGACCGTGAGCCGCTTCTACAGGTCATATACGATCAACAACCTCCAGCCGGAGACCAGCTACGTGTTTTGCATCGCAGTGAAGGACGACGAAGGGGACGCGCACATCCAGTTATCGTGCACCCGCGCCCGAACCAGGGACGCGAGCTTCATGCTCCAGGGCATCCACTACACGAGCAACGTGGCCGTGGCCGTAGTGTTGGGCATCGTGTCTACCGCGATTTTCGTGCTGTGCGCGGCCACGATGGCGGCGCGCCGCTACAAGCACAGGCAGTACGAGACGCCGCAAAAATCGCTCGTCAGCAATACGGCGTCACAGGTCGTGCCGCTAGAGAGTCTGTACAGTCCGCTTATGGCAAACGTGGGCTCATGA